tggcaatagccctcctcaccgtggcagtggggttggatgcctcagtgggctcccccttgcccgtatcctaccacgcagtgggctcggccacagcaaCAGTGGCAGTCGCCATCTTCTTCGTCTGGCCCGAGGTCGCTGGCCTAGCCTGGCattttgggctcgcgaccacagcagcaggcatatgcagccgcgggccccccgacgcaatggactccgacggatattgaatcggcTATGCACATGATGAcgttgaaccaacccgattcgaattggtatatggataccggcgccacgtcccatatgaTATCcataaaaggtactctctcgtcttattttaatttgagcaatcgtaatactggcattgttgttggtaatggtaattcaattccaattcgaggttgtggtcatactaaattgcctcccccgaaccctcctttattgttaaacaatgtccttcatgcgccaaaactcataaagaatttgatattggttcgtaaatttactactaataactatgtgagtgttgaatttgatccttatgggttttctgtgaaggatttccggacggggatggctctcatgagatgtaatagtaggggtgctctctatccattgtccaccttcaaattttccaccaattgACCGTCGAATTTTGCTACCTTGTCTTCtacccgttggcatgatcgtttgggccacccgggagcttctattttggattttcttaggcgtaataaaagcatttaatgtaatagttctagttcatcaaGTATTTGTTATTCTTgtgttcttggtaaacatgttaagtttccatttgctagttctatttccgaaactttgtttccatttgacattattcatagtgatttgtggacttctccaattttgagttctatgggccatcgttattatgttctgtttttggatgattttaccaactatttgtggactttccctttggctagaaaatctgatgtttactcaaaattcatggattttaagacccatattcttactcaatttgaacgtcctatcaagaatgtccaatgtgataatggcagggaatatactaatagtcaattcggaaaattttgtgcatccaatgggatgtctttccgtctttcgtgtcctcatacatcctctcaaaatgggaaagcagaaagaaaaattcgttcactaaataatgtcatccggactcttcttgctcatgcctccattcctccgtctttttggcatcatgcattgcaaatggcgacgtatctcattaatattttaccaagtaagctattgggtcacaaatcacctttagaggtcctttaccaacggaaaccatcttattctcatctccgagtctttgggtgtttatgttatcccctttttccgtctactactattcacaagttgcaacctcggtcaactccatgtgtctttttgggatatccaccaacccatcgtggctacaaatgttttgatttatcctcaaataaaatcattatttgtcatcacgttttatttgatgagactcaatttccattttccaaaatccatactccggctcccacctcttatgacttccttgatgatggcctctctccttacttgatccatcatatagccgccagCCCTCCACCGCTGCCCTGTCCCCCTCCGTCACTTCCCGTGACTCAGGACCACGCCGACCCCTCCCCACCTGGGCAGCAACCTCCATCGTCCTCTACGCAGGACCAGTCCGCCCCTCTCCCCCACCAGCATCCCACCACCCCGCAAAAATCGACCATTTCTCCacctgtccagcccaatacccacacacgcatggtcactcgtagtcaacgcgggattttcaaacccaagcacccatttaatctacatgcggcAGTTACCAAttcccccatacctcgtaaaccgttagatgcgctacgtgacccgaattggaaattggccatggatgatgaatatgatgctcttattaaaaataagacgtgggatttggtaccccgtccacctaatgtgaatgttattcggtctatgtggatttttactcataaagaaaagtctaatggtgattttgagaggcataaagcccgtcttgtaggtgatggcaaaacacagcaggttggcattgattgtggtgagactttcagtccggtcgtgaagccaacaacgatccgcactgtcttaagtctagctctatctaaacattggaccattcatcagttggatgtcaaaaatgcatttcttcatggcgggctcaaggagacggtttatatgcatcagcctatgggttttagagacccatctcgtcccgattatgtgtgtttgttgcgcaagtccttatatgggcttaaacaggcaccgagagcttggtataaaagatttgctgactttgtttcttccattggttttgctaatagcaggtctgactactccttgttcatctatcgcaaagggcaccacttggcttacattttactatatgtggatgatattattcttactgcttcttcagatgctctccgttgttctattatgggccttcttggctcagaatttgctatgaaggacttaggtcctttgaactattttcttggcattgcggtgacccgtcacaagggtggtatgtttctatcacaacgaagttatgctacggacattattgaacgtgcaggaatgtcctcgtgtaagccttcttccactccagttgacactaaaccgaaggtcagtgcctcttctggcgatctgtgtgacgCTCCCACTCATTTCTAgagccttgcaggtgctcttcggtatcttaccttcaccagaccggatatttcttatgccgtacaacagatttgtcttcatatgcatgatccacgagatacgcatatgcttgctcttaagcggattattcggtatattcagggtactcttgatcatggtttgcatctctactcatcttcagttagtgatttggtttcatacactgatgctgattggggggggtgtccagacaccagacgctcgacgtcgggttattgcgtgtttttgagagataatttgatatcctggtcatctaagcgccaacctactttttcccgctctagtgcggaagcagaatatatgggggttgctaatgttgtctctgaatcatgctggatacataacctcctcttggaactacattgtccgatccctaaggctactttagtttattgtgataatgtcagtgccatttacctgtcaggaaatccagtccaacatcagcgcaccaagcacattgagatggatatacattttgttcgtgaaaaggtggcgcgcggccacatccgtgtccttcatgttccgtcccgatatcagctcgccgatattttcactaaaggactgccacaggtcttatttgaagattttcgggacagtctcagcgttcgtaaacctcccgtttcgactgcgggggtgtgataaatagtgtaaatatgtagtaaaagaatattttgtaaatcttctattttaggttagtatagtttgtatcctaataggacattgtaactatggtatatttaccaactcaatcaatgagaataatcacggaattaatctctttcaaaaTCCATCATGAACTCCTATTCTGATTAATTATTAACGATATCAATATATGATTGGAGTACGATTTATGGGTTAGAAGGAATGACCAGACTTCAGGAGCTACATTTACTTTATGTCGTTAAATAAATCCTTATGAATTTTTCCTGGGAGAAGGAAAAAGAAGATGATACTATTTTAATAAAATGATGGGACAATTGTTTCCAGGGAGAGTGAAACTCTATTTAATTAAGAGATAATAGGGTTAATGTGGGTCATGGTCGGGTCTTATTGCCATGTGGACCGAGAAAAACAGAAGAAAAAGTCCATGTGGACTAAATCAAATACTATGTGATATTATGTTGGCGAAACATTAATTGAGTGACTTTTGAAATGATATCGGAAAAGTGGATGaccttgttaaaaaaaaaacaatactgGGAGAGATCATTACCATAACTAGATAGCCTTTTGTGTCATGACCTCGGAGGGAGTATGTAAAAGAAGCCTTGAAAGTTGAAAAGTCTATTTCTGCAAATGGCCTgaaaacaaataaaaatggacccAAATTTTATCTACCCCCAACCCACCCCAACCCACCCACCCACGACCCCAAATTAAAATTCAAACTGTCATCATCCATGGaatttttaattcaaaaaattatttctgaTACGAATTATAGTGTATTGATTAAAATGCCGATTTTGCAATGTAAAATACGAATTTAGAATTTCTCTTTGTAAATTTTGCTGGTTAATATGTAAGCTTATATATGATTTTTGATGTGATAATAGCTTTAAGCTGTACTGGTATATTTATTTGCATTTAAGAGTTAAGCATCAAATTTTCCTAAAATCTAATTGAATAAAACTAGTGTTGAGATATGCAGTGGGTCTAATTTGTGTGTGACTGGGAACTATTAATTGTTATAAGCACTTTGAAAGATTTGaggccagtggcggagccaggaatttAGTAAAGGGTGTGTAAAATTAAATGTATACTCATAATAGCTAACATTTAACCTATGTACAGCATGTAATTTTCTGGCGAAGAGTGTGCATCGGACCACCCTTCGCGTAAGGTGGCCCCACCCATGTTTGAGGCAGAATTAATGCAATAAATAACATTACTACAATATTTAAGAATGATTAAATGACCAGATTAATCTAAGAGGAAACTACTATAAGTTATCATATTTTTTAGCAGACAACAGCTCTATATAAGCACTAGACTAACTGATGAAATGACAAGGTTTAGAGGATTAATAGCCTgattggccaagcttctaaaatcctcttattttgaaaaatgttttttttttacagaAGCAGAGTGCATCCAATCAGGACAACTTATTTTATCAGGTAATTAGCACATCTGCGCACGTTTTGGGTGCCGGGGGCAGGATGTAAGAACAATGTGCAAATGTTGCAAAACAAAATCAAGTAGCTTATTAGACATTATTGTTGGAATAGCTTAGAAAAGGAAGCAGTACGGTGCAAATATGTTCTTAAGCTTTTATCATTTCCCCTTATTCTATCTTTAGTCAGGTTAGAGAGTAGTAGTTTTATAATGTTCGCTGTTCCTCGTCTGAAGTTGTCTGAAAAGTGCAACCGATTCCCATATTTTCCATCTGTAGTTCAAGCCTTTGAATCAGTTGCGTCTGATCTTCCACGATATGTTCATTCAGATTTTCCATATTGACCGTAAGTGTGTCAACTTTCCTTCCTTTAATCGCCGACGTACCTGTACTGTCATTCAAATTAACTGAGTGTATGGGGACATTTATTAGAGAGGAAGACCAAGCCTGCAAATTGTCATTTGCTGTTTCAGACCTTCTATCCTTGTCAATATATCTGCCTGGAAAATTCATGAATGGCAAGTGGCATTTTCTGGGTGAGAACTTATCTCGTTAGGTGGTTAAAGAGTCACTTCTGGACTCTGTGAATTAGTGATCAACGAACATAGAGATTAAAAAAGGCATAGTACATACTCGGACACCTTAACTTGGACATGTAGCACCAGCTGAATCTCTATACAACTATCATATTTTTAGGAAAGGTAAAATGGTAACTCTATCATGATTCATCTATTTCCATGGGAATGATCAGCTGTAGTCTCCCGATTTGTTATCTGTTTATATATATCTTGCGATCCACACCTCACTCAGACATTTTAGATTAGAGAGCAAGTCGAACTCTATGGTTAGTAGCAGCACATTCAACCTGATTTAAACTGGAATCATTCAGAACCAGATTATATGGGTAGAGAAAGGCCATGTTTCCATTGTGGCATCGATCGTAAGTTTTATTGACCACCTATATCCCACCTTTTATGTTTATCAATAATTTTATGTTTTACAGGATACTTGATTCAGTGATATGTGCCTGATGTCTTCAACAAACAAACTTGAAGGCTCACATGATGAAACACTAAATATCCAAATTTCTCTGAATTGTCTATCTGTTAAACATAAAACATGGAGTACTTTAATTCTCTCACCTCTGGAGCCAAATGTTAATTGATTTTCAACACAGCAGCCATAAGTCTAACAAGAACTAAGGTCATCTAGGATAAAATGCAGATTGACTCCCCAATCCCTGGTATCCATGCACATTTAGTCCCCAGTTATTTAATCTTTTGACAGAAGTGGTGCTTAAGTTCTAGATGATATATATTCCGAACTTTTTTCTCAGGAAAAGTTGTTCATAGACAGATGGATTCAGAATGGTAAGTAATATGGAGGGAGCAAGTAAGATGGCAAGTAACACGGAGTACTTCAATTTTGTCACCTCTCAAGCCATTTTGAGTCAAGCTGTCTATGAAAACTTTTGTTGAGAAAAAAGTTCGGAATATACATCATCTAGAACTTAAAGGACTACTTTTGTAGAAAGATTAAATACATGGGGACTAAATGTGCATGGATGCCAGGGATTGGGGAGTGAATCTGCAAGTTATCCTAGATGACCTCAGTTCTTTTTAGACTAATGGCTGCTGTGTTGAAAATCAATTAACATGTGGATCGAGAATTGATAGAATTAAAGTACTCCATGTTTTATGTTTAACAGATAGGCAATTTAGGGAAATTTAGGTATTTAGCATTTCAGTGTGAGTCTTCAAAGTTTATTTGCTGAACATCAGGCACATAAATTCTAATCATCGCTGAATCAAGTATCCTATAAAACATGAGATTATTGATAAACATAAAAGGTGGGATATAGGTGATCAATAGAACTTACGGTCGATGCCACAATGGAAACATGGCCCGTCTCTACGCATAGAATCTGGTTCTGAATGAATCCTGTTTAAATCAGGTTGAATGTGCTACTGCTGACCAATAGAGTTCGATTTGCTCTCTAATCTAAAATGTCTGAGTTAGGTGACAAATCTCAAGATATACGTAAACAGATAAGAAATCGCGAGACTACGTCTGGTCATTCCCATGGAAATAGATGAATAATGATAGAGTTACCATTTTACCTTTCCCAAAAAAATGATAGAGTTGTCAttaactttaatctatttttaaCTATTTTGTTTCCCCTTAACTATTTACACTATAACTCCAATGAGAGAAGTCTTGGATTCTCAATTGAAAGAAAAAGGGGTGGCGATTTGCAGGGTGGAGAAGGTGGGGTGAAAGCTGGACTTGGTGAATCTTCATAATTTTTGGGCCTTTAGTCTAGTGGTCAAGGCTTTTTAATCAACAAATCTTAAGGCAAGGGAGTGTTAAATAGTTTCAAGATGATAATTCAAATATGTAAAAATGAGCTTATAAAAGAGTTGCCAACTAACATGTATAATGTAGTAATTGCCTGCAATTATGATAATCAGATTTGGTATTGAAAATTCCAAGGAAGGCCCTCAGATTACACTAATGAGAGCAGAACAGAAAAGAATGACTACATTCAATTTCTTTGCAATTATGCTTTTTTACATCTGTATCCCCTTGAACTAGTACAATTATCAAATAAACCGTTTTGCTTAAATATAAGATGGTCTCATTAACGCTCTGCAGGTGAGATTTGAAGTCCATACAAGTGGTGAAATTGGATGGATTTTCTATTTGGTGAGCACGCCTCATCTGGCTATTTCCTTGCAAATTTTCTTATAGTCTTTGGCCCTGTAAAAAATAGATTTCTAAAAGAAGAAATTACATACGTTTGCTTATTAGGACAAAATTGTTTTCTAGAAGAACAAACAAacatttttcaaaagaaagcgaaaaaaaaatcttttgttgGTTTTGTTTTAGTCAAACCAAAATTGAACGAACTTCTACAATAGCCCCGAAATTCTAAATATTAtcattttgacccttttcttATAAGTTTAATTTACTTTCTAATCACCTTCTTTTTCAGAAAGGAAGGGAAAAGAAAATTAGTTTCCAAAAACTTCGCAGTGGACTCTTTGAACACACCATAGTGAGTTGCCAAATCATGACTATTCTTGTTTTTTATTGGCACTTCTATTGTCGATTTAGAGGTCCTTATCTCAAAGTTATTCCTGAAAAGTCGACTCGCTATTTTTTGGTAAGATTTCCTTGTTCTTGAAATGTAGATATGCTATTATGCACTTCTGTCTTAGCAACAGTTTTATTGTTTAATGGACTCAGTTAAGAATAATTCCTTTTTCAAGGGAGAGTTTCCCTGCTATTGAGATGCAGCAACGACACACTTACTTTTCTTTCTTACCTTGCTTGCACATTTATCTATCCCCATTGACAGAGCttcgtgtattttttttttgaactggtAACTATAGAATTTCGTGTGTCTAGGGATATGGTTTACCCTTTATATCATTCTTACTGACTTCCAAATAATAACCAGTATTATGCCTCAATCCAAGAAAGTTGGGGCGACTCTATGATTCTTCATTATCTTGCTTTATTTAAGCTCATCTCATCATGCTTACTGCTGTAAAAATACTTATTTCATATTTAAGGTTACTAACATATTACATACGCATAATATATAGAACATCACTGGCTTTATGTACTCTGTTATCTACTTCTCTGTGATGCCGAAAAAATGTTCTTTATCTTAGTTGTGAGCATGTTCTTTGTGTATCCATTTAGTGTTGATTAATTGCTTCAGTTACTGCAATAAAAGATCAAAAGAAGTTGCTGGATTGTTTCCTGTTTTTTAGCCATTTTCAGTAGTGTTAACTTAGTTGCTGATTTTTAGGAGTTTGTTCAGATTTTTAGGAGTTTGTTGATCATGGAATCATGTGCAAAGTAGTTGCTTAAATCTAGGCCCTAGTTGTTGAATTTTTTCTGTATTTAAACACCATTTCAGTTAAATGAAATGATCATCTTTCCAGCAGCAAATATTTCTTCTATTCTTCTTGCCTTTATTTCTATTTTTAGAGTTGTAGTTAACTTAAAAACtccaacaaagtggtatcaagAGCTCTTTTCTTGAGGGGCCTGTAATCGAGGGAAATACATCTTTTTTTCTTCTATGGATTCAGAAACTCCTTTCATTGCACTAGCACCACCTGTCTTCGAAGGTGAAGGCTATCAGATCTGGGCAGCAAGAATGGAGGCACATATGGAGGCAAATGACCTCTGGGAAGCTGTTGAGGAGGACTACGAAGTTCCTCCCTTGCCTGCAAACCCCACCATGGCGCAGATAAAGAATCAAAAGGAGAAGaaaacaagaaaatcaaaggctAGAGCGACGTTATTTGCTGCAGTCTCATCTGAAATCTTTGTCAGGATTATGACAATGAAATCAGCATTTGAGGTATGGAATTTCCTAAAGAAGGAATATGAAGGAGATGAACGGATCAAAGGAATGCGTGTTCTCAACCTAATCAGAGAATTTGAACTTCAAAAGATGAAGGATTCAGAGACAATCAGAGAGTATTCTGATAGATTACTCAGCATTGCCAACAATGTAAGATTACTTGGCTCTGAATTTCCTGATTCTAGATTGGTTCAAAAAATTCTCGTAACAGTCCCTGAAAGGTTTGAAGCAACCATTTCCTCGCTGGAAAATTCCAAGGATCTGTCAAAAGTTAGTTTGGCAGAACTATTGAATTCTTTGCAGGCACCAGAACAGAGAAGGCTTATGAGGTCTGAAGGATCTGTCGAGGGTGCACTACCTGCAAAAGTTCAGTCAAACCAGGGAGACAAAGGAACGAAAAAGTGGAACAAGAAGGAAAACTCAGGTTTTAATTCTCCTAGGTTCAATAGGGGAACAAAACATGATTTTCCTCCTTGCAAGAATTGTGGAAAGAAGGGTCATCCACCATTCAAATGTTGGAGAAGACCAGATCAGCAGTGTGAAAAATGTCAGAAGATGGGACATCATCAAAAGATTTGCAAGAACGACACTCAGCAAAATAATGCTGCAGAGGTTGCAAATTAGGAAGATGAGGAGCAACTCTTTGTAGCAACCTGTTTTGCAACTAGCAGCTCAAGTGACAAGTGGCTTATTGATAGTGGTTGCACAAACCACATGACATTTGATCGTGATCTCTTCAAGAAGTTGGATACTTCAGTGATTTCCAAAGTACAAGTTGGCAACGGAGAATATCTTCCTGCTGAAGGCAAAGGTACTGTGGCAATAAAAAGCTCTTCAGGTACAAAACTAATCAAAGATGTGTTTGTTGTACCTAATTTAACTCATAGTCTGTTAAGTGTTGGCCAACTGCTTGAGAATGGTTTCAAGCTTATCTTTGAAATCAATTATTGTCAAATCAAAGATGCGGAAGGTAATAACCTATTCAAAGTAATGATGAAGGGAAAGAGCTTTACATTGGATCCTTTAAAGCATGAGCAAAAAGCTTATTCTGCAATTAAGATCAATGCAGATGTTTGGCACAAAAGGCTTGGACATTTCAACCATGCTGCTCTAATGAACCTACAGAGGAAAGATCTGGTTCGGGGGTTGCCTAACCTTGAAGCTGAAATACCAGATTGCAAAACTTGTCGATTTGGAAATCAAACAAGGCTTCCTTTCAAGAAAGCAACCTGGAGAGCTACCGAGAAACTAAAATTAATCCACACAGATCTGGCTGGTCCTCACAGAACTCCTTCACTCAAAGGGAGTATGTATTACATAGTTTTCATGGATGACTATACGAGAATGTGCTGGATTTTCTTTCTTAGGTTCAAGTCAGAGGTTGCCGCTAACTTTTGGAAATTCAAGCAGTGGATCGAAACTCAAAGTGGTTGTAAGATTCAATCTTTAAGGTCTGACAATGGCAAGGAGTACACATCTGATCAATTCAATGTATTCTGTGAAGAAGCCAGGATTGAACACCAACTCACTGCTCCATATACTCCATAACAAAATGGAGTTAGTGAGAGGAAGAATCGTACCATAATGGAGATGGCTAGATGTTTGTTGTACGAGAAGTGTTTGCCAAAAGAGTACTGGGCAGAAGCTGCACATACCTCAGTCTTTCTACTCAATAGGCTTCCAACAAAAGCATTAGAAGGAAAGAGACCATTTGAAGTCTGGTATGGTTATAAACCTTCTTTAAAAAAATTCAAAGTGTTTGGATGCTTGTACTTTACTTATGTGCCATAGACTAAGAGAGATAAGCTAGATAAAAAGGCGGAAGCTGGAATATTTGTGGGTTACAGCACTGTTTCTAAGGCTTACAAAGTTTTCAACCTCATACAAGGAAAATTCTGATAAGTAAAGATGTGCTTTCATGGAGGATGAGCAATGGAACTGGAAAGAAGCACAACCAGTATTAATTCCATATCAAAGTACACCGCTCCAGCTGGAAGAAGATGAATTGGTGGATGATGTTCTAGTAAGAGGCACAAGATCTCTCTTTGATATTTATCAGAGTTGTAATATGGCAGTTCTTGAGCCGACAACTTTCAAGGAAGCAGAAAAAGATCCAAAATGGAAAGCTGCAATGAAGGAAGAACTCATCATGATTGAGAAGAATCAGACCTGGAAACTCGTGAAAAGGCCCGAAGACAGGAAAGTCATAGGAGTGAAGTGGATTTTCAGAACCAAGCTGAATGCAGATGGCTCTATCAACAAGCACAAAGCCAGGCTTGTTGTAAAAGGGTATGCTCAAATTTTTGGTATTGATTTCTCTGATACATTTGCTCCTGTTGCTAGATTAGAAACCATCAAATTAGTGTTGGCTATAGCTGCACAAAAGGGTTGGAAACTGTTTCAGTTGGACGTTAAATCTGCATTCTTGAATGGCTTTCTTGAGGAGGAGATTTATGTTGAGCAACCTGAAGGATTTGCCGTCAAAGGGCATGAAGATGAAGTGTATCAGCTCAAGAAAGCTTTGTATGAACTAAAGCAGGCGCCCAGAGCTTGGTACAGCAGAATTGATGAGCATTTGTTGCAGCTCAGTTTTAGAAAAAGAATTTGCGAAGCTACTCTCTACATTAAAGGTGATGAAATCAATTTTATTGTTATATCACTCTATGTAGATGACCTGCTGGTTACAGGAAGCAATGATGAACTTGTTAAGAAACTTAAAGAAGATATGCAGCATACTTTCTAGATGACAGACTTGGGAGAAATGGTTTATTTTCTGGGAATGGAAATCAAGCAAGAGCAAAATGAAGTGTTCATCTGTCGAAAGAAGTATGCAAAAGACATTCTGAAAAAGTTCAGAATGGAAAATTGCAAAGAGACAACTACTCCAATGTGTCAAAAGGAGAAGCTGAGCAAGAATGATGAAGCTGATCAAAAAGTGGATGAGACTCTTTACAGAAGTATGGTTGGATGTCTCATGTATCTTACAGCAACTAGACAGGACATTTTATATGTTGTAAGTCTTCTATCTAGATTCACTAGTTGTGCAACTAACACTCATTTTAGAGCAGCTAAAAGGGTGATAAGATATGTTAAGGGAACACTGAATTTTGGAATCAAGTTCTATGCAAATCAGAAGTGAGTGTTGCAGGGGTATTCTGATAGTGACTGGGCTGGTTCTTCTGATGACATGAAGAGCACTTCTGGTTATTGTTTTAATCTTGGTTCAGGGATATTTTCTTGGTGTTCAAAAAAGCAGGAGATTGTTGCACAATCAACGGCTGAACCTGAGTTCATTACAGCAACAGCTGCTGCAAATCAAGCCTTATGGCTTAGAAAAGTGCTGCTTGATCTTAATTTAAAGCAAGAAAAGTGCACAGAGGTGTTTGTGGATAATCAAGCAGCTATTGTTATCTCAAGTAATCATGTTTTTCATGGAAAAACCAAGCATTTCAATATAAAATTATTCTTTCTCAGAGACGCGCAGAAAGAAGGATTTGTTAGGTTAAAGTATTGCAAGACGGATCTTCAACTGGCAGATATGTTTACCAAAGCCTTGCTAAGGAGCAGATTTGAATTTCTCATAGAGAGGCTTGGAATTTGCAGCAACTGAAGCAAGGAGGAGTGTTGATTAATTGCCTCAGTTACTGCAGTAAAAGATCAAAAGAAGTTGCTGGATTGTTTCCTGTTTTTTAGCCATTTTCAGAAGTGTTAACTTAGTTGCTGAATCAGATTTTTAGGAGTTTGTTGATCATGGAATCATGTGCAAAGTAGTTGCTTAAATCTAGGCTCTAGTTGTTGAATTTTTTCTGCATTTAAACACCATTTCAGTCCAATGAAATGATCATCTTTCCAGCAGCAAATATTTCTTCTATTCTTCTTGCCTTTATTTCTGTTTCTAGAGTTGTAGTTTAGCTTAAAAACTCCAACAAGTGGCATGATACGGTAGGGATTCCTTCTTATGACACTGTTGCATAATTGGATATAGAATTTGGGTATAAATTTCATTACTGCTGGGGGGAAATGTAACATATGTTGCCTGAGAGACTTAGTTTTTACGGTTCTTAATGGTTTAGTAAAGCTAGCACTTGATCTTCTTGCCAGAAACGTTGGAATATACTTGTGTTTGACAAATTGATACGAATAATAATGGTATTTCCCTTGCTTGCTGGTTTACTGGGTTGTGCAGATGCGGGTTTGTTTGGAAATGATTTAATTTCTGGTTCCATGCCTTTATATTGCAATATTCCTTCAGTTATGCTTGAGAATTTTCTGGTCAAACTATCAGAGTAGTCAAGATGTATTCTGGTCAGTATTATTGAAAgcatattttgattttttttcctcAAAACCTATTCTAGATATTCTAAAGAGATTGTTTGAGCCTCCCTGTTCTGGCTTGAACATATCTGCTTTTGGTGATTCATTTAGCTTTGCATGACACATcctttcttgaaaaatatggcttTTCCATAGAGGCAAAATACTAGGTG
The sequence above is a segment of the Lycium barbarum isolate Lr01 chromosome 6, ASM1917538v2, whole genome shotgun sequence genome. Coding sequences within it:
- the LOC132643756 gene encoding uncharacterized protein LOC132643756, with the translated sequence MDSETPFIALAPPVFEGEGYQIWAARMEAHMEANDLWEAVEEDYEVPPLPANPTMAQIKNQKEKKTRKSKARATLFAAVSSEIFVRIMTMKSAFEVWNFLKKEYEGDERIKGMRVLNLIREFELQKMKDSETIREYSDRLLSIANNVRLLGSEFPDSRLVQKILVTVPERFEATISSLENSKDLSKVSLAELLNSLQAPEQRRLMRSEGSVEGALPAKVQSNQGDKGTKKWNKKENSGFNSPRFNRGTKHDFPPCKNCGKKGHPPFKCWRRPDQQCEKCQKMGHHQKICKNDTQQNNAAEVAN